The sequence TGAAATACGTTACCTTGCGGAGCTAGCATCGATCGACCACACATCAATTTGTTCGCAAACGACCCTCAATTCAAATCCACTCAATGAAGCGCATGCAATAGAGGGCTCACTATGAGTCTGAAATTTATGCGAAAGAACACGTTAACTTCTCACCGTGAAGATATAGACCCCTTAGCGGGTATCGCTAACTTATTTGATGCCAGTATTGTTGTGATTGTCAGCATGATGATCGCACTCTTTACCACTTTTAATTTGCTTGGGCTAATGGATGAAAAATCCCAAGTGACTATTACAACTAAAAATGCCCAAGGAGAAATGCAAATTGTCACCAAACAAGGGGCAGAAATAAAAGTGCAAAAAGTAACCAAGACTGAATTGAGTGGTGAAGGTGTAAGGCTAGGTACCGCCTTTCAACTAGATGATGGCCGAGTGGTATATGTTCCAGACTAAATATTATAAAACATCATTTACTCTATTCCTTTGTATGTTTTTGCTGTTCGTTACTCAACTTGCATGGGCTAAAACGACGCGTGCCAGTTTATTGCTGGGTGATAGCTCACTACGACAATCCTCCTCAGTGATAAAAGATATTTACTCAGAATTTGATCTAATCACGGATACTGATATTCGTATTTACTCGAGCACTAAGCTAAACGAGCAAGATTTAAGTCATCTTCGCCAATCAGATTTAATTATCATACAAACGATTGGAAGAAATCTAATAAACCGTGTGCAGCTCGATCTACAACAGGCAATGAATAATGGTGCCAAAGTATATGCGTTTGGCACTAGTATTAATGAAACCGATAAAAATGCTGGCATTATTGAGGATCCTCAAGTCCAACAGTATTTTGTCAATGCTGGAGCAAATAATATCCGTAATGGATTGCTTTACGCACTTAATCAAATAGGAGTTAATCTGCCCTATCAGCCACCTGAAACTGTACCTGAAATAGGTTTATATCATGCAGGTACGGGAACGATTTATGCTGATTTTGATCGTTTTAAGCAAGATTATCATCAATACAAACCTGGTAAACCTTGGGTTGGATTTGTGGTTTATCAAAGCAATATTATTGCAGGCAGTACCTCCCATATTGATGCTGTCATTAACGCTCTGGAGAATCGGGACCTAAACGTGATGACAGTATTTGGTTATCCTGCACAACTTCCCATCGAGCGCTATTTTTTCGATGACCAAGGCCATTCAAGGGTAGAAGTCATTATTGCTGCAAGCATAAAAATTGGCGTCACTCCAGAGATCCTGACACCATTATTTCAACGCCTCAATGTCCCGGTGATAAATGCTATTTCACTGTTTTCAACATCAATCGAGGACTGGGAGGCTTCATCGGTTGGGATGGATATTACCGAACGCTCTTGGCAATTAGCCATGCCGGAAATGGCCGGGTTAATACAACCTACCGTATATGCTGCTAAACAGATGATACAAGATCCTCTAACTGGTATGACTTATATAGAAGAGCAGCCCATACCAGAACGCGTTGCCATGTTGGCAAACAGAGTCAAACGATGGGTAACCTTGCGTCAAAAACCTAATTCAGAAAAGCGCATTTTTTTGCAGTATTTTAATTTTCCTCCTGGACGAGACAATGTTGGTGCCGCATACCTTAATGTGTTGCCGCAAAGCATTTGGCAAGTGGTTAAACGCCTCGAGCAAGAAGGATATCACACCCAAAACCTGCCTCAGGATCCAGCCCTATTACGTGAAGACATTCTCAAATATGGTGCCAATCTCCCCAATTGGGAGCAATCACAAATTGATACCCTCGCCGCCTCAGGTGAACCCGTACTTTTACCAATATCGACCTATCAACAATGGTTTTCAGCATTACCACAGTCAGCACAGGAAATGGTAACAAATACCTGGGGAAGTCCAGAAGAAAGTAACACCATGACCTATAAAGACAGTGCAGGAATGGCATACTTTGTTTTACCTGTACGCCGCTATGGTAATGTCCTACTTGGACCACAGCCCTCCAGAGGGAAAACTGAAAATCCTGAAAAACTCTATCACGACCTAAAATTTCCACCGTCACATCAATATATTGCGTTTTACCTTTGGCTGCACAACGTTTTTAAAGCCGATGCCATGTTTCAATTTGGCACACACGGCACCCATGAATGGCTTCCTGGCCGAGAAGCGGGTATGAGCATTACCGATGCACCCGAATATCTCATTCGAGATCTGCCAAACTTTTATAGTTTTATCATGGATAATGCCGGAGAAGGTACCATTGCAATGCGTCGTGGTATGGGCATTATGATCACCCATTTAACCCCTCCCATGGATCGAACCGCCTTAAACCCTGAGCTACAAACCCTGAAAGAACTGATCGAAAGTTACCAGCGTGCGCAGCAACAAAACCCACAATTAGCAAAATCACAAATTAAAGAAATTGAGCTACAGGCAGAAAAACTCGGAATTTTACAAGACTTGGGTAAAACCCCCACTGCAATCGGCGCAAACACATCGACATTAATCACTCAGGAGAATGAGCCATCCCATCAACTCGTTGAGGATATTCATCATTATCTTGAAGAAATTTCAGACCGTATTAATCCGATGGGACTGCATAGCTTTGGAGTGTCTCCAAGTGCAGACCAAATCCAAAAAACGGCGCAAGCGATTCTATCAATTGAGCCTTCACTGGATAAACAGCAGTACAAACAACGCATAGCACAATTAACGTCAGCTATTTCATCTAGCGCTAAACAAGAACTCGATGCTCTTATTGCTGGTTTTTCAGGCCAGTACATTCCAGCAGGCGTAGGGGGGGATCCATTGCGTAATCCCGATGCGTTACCCACTGGACGCAATTTTTACTCCTTTGACCCACGCCGAATTCCAGCTAAATCAACTTATGAAATAGGTAAAAAGCTCGCCAATCAACTCATTGAGGACTATCGACAACGCCATAACGAATACCCTAAAAAGTTAACCTTTACCCTTTGGGGCGTTGAAACTATGCGTAATGAAGGAGTTCAAGAAGCGCAGATCATGTATTTGCTCGGTATACGCCCTCGCTACGATGAAAGAGGCATAGTGCGCGGCGTTGAAGCCATATCGCGTGAAGAATTAGGCAGACCTCGAATTGATGTCACAGTGATCCCATCCGGATTACATCGGGATCTCTTTGCTAATGTAGTTACCTTACTAGACCAAGCTTTTACGCTTGCCCAAGCACAGGATGAGCCGGATAACCAACTACGTATCAATACGATAAAAACACAAGCTATGCTTGAAGCCAAAGGCGTTGAAACCACCTTAGCCACCAGAATGGCCTCGGTTAGGCTATTTTCCGTTCCCTCTGGAGCCTATGGCACAAACTTGGAAAGCGCGATAGATCGTTCTGATACTTGGGATAACGAGCAGACGCTGACAGAGATGTACTTTAATCGAATGAGCCATCTCTATGGACAAGGCTTTTGGGGAGAATCTGGAGATACGGCTGAAACGGGTAAATCCTCCCAAGTTGGGCAAATACTACTCAAAAATGCCTTATCGGGAACCGCCATCACTGTTCATGCGCGCTCTAGTCATGTATTTCAAGTCCTTGATGGCGACGATCCCTTTGCATCCTTTGGCGGCGTATCCATGGCCGTCAGAGCCGTAGATGGCAAAAGCCCCGAGGTGATGATAAGTAACCTTGCGGATCCGAACCAAGCTCAACAAGAAACCCTAGAACGGTTTATGGGGCGCGAATTACGCTCTCGCTACCTAAATCCAGAATGGATAAAAGCAATGCAAGCAGAGGGCTATGCTGGCGCTAAGTTCATTAATAGTGTGGTGCAGAATATGTGGGGATGGCAGGTCACAGTGCCAGACGCCGTGGATGCAAGCAAATGGGATGAGATGTACCAAACCTATGTACAGGATCGCTATCAATTAGATATGGAACAATTTTTCCGTGAGTCTGAAAATTTAGGGGCATACCAAATGATGATGTCCCGCATGCTGGAAGCCGTCCGAAAAGGCTATTGGCAAGCGGATGCAAAAACCATTCAAGATCTGAGTGAGCGCATCACCCAGCTGGCAGAAGAGCAAGGCGTTCTTTGTGACGACCAAGGATGTGAAGATCCCATATTAGCAAAGCTGATCCAGGCAAAATTAGTAGCAGCCCCTAAATTAGCACCACAACCAATGATGCCAGCGCCCCCAATTTCGCCAAGCAAGGCATCACCTGAAACGCTCAAAAAGCCGAATGAGGCAACACAAGCCATCCAAGGATATGCCATCGAAGAAGTCAATTTGACACATCCAACTGACCAGCAAAATACCTCAGTTTGGTTTCATTGGCTTAGCTACCTGTTGCTGTGCTTAGCCTTTATCTTTGGTTTCAACCGATCCCCGAAAGCAATTAATCCATAATACGCGTGGAGATAATAATGATGTATCTAGGCCGCAGCCCCCATATTCCTTATCCTTTAAGTGTACTCGCGCTAACACTCTTTCTTGCTACCACGGGTATGCAAGCACAAGCATCAACCACAAAAGAGACCGATGAAATGGAGATCATCGTCGTTTCAGCAACACGTACTGCGCAGGATATTAAATCCTCCCCTTCCGCCATCAATGTGATCACGGAAGAAGATATCCAAGGAATGACACTCTTTACCATTGATGAAGCCTTAGGAAAAACTGCAGGTGTAATGGACCGACGTACTAAAGGATTTATGGAAACCACTCCATCGCTCACGATACGGGGATTGAGTAATGCACGAGATACATTAGTGCTAGTCGATGGTGTTCCCCAAAATGATTCCCGCAATGGGCAAGTCAACTGGACGATGATTGATAGTGAAAATGTGCAGCAAATTGAAGTTGTACGCGGCCCCTTTTCTAGCCTTT is a genomic window of Shewanella putrefaciens containing:
- a CDS encoding DUF2149 domain-containing protein, giving the protein MSLKFMRKNTLTSHREDIDPLAGIANLFDASIVVIVSMMIALFTTFNLLGLMDEKSQVTITTKNAQGEMQIVTKQGAEIKVQKVTKTELSGEGVRLGTAFQLDDGRVVYVPD
- a CDS encoding cobaltochelatase subunit CobN; its protein translation is MFQTKYYKTSFTLFLCMFLLFVTQLAWAKTTRASLLLGDSSLRQSSSVIKDIYSEFDLITDTDIRIYSSTKLNEQDLSHLRQSDLIIIQTIGRNLINRVQLDLQQAMNNGAKVYAFGTSINETDKNAGIIEDPQVQQYFVNAGANNIRNGLLYALNQIGVNLPYQPPETVPEIGLYHAGTGTIYADFDRFKQDYHQYKPGKPWVGFVVYQSNIIAGSTSHIDAVINALENRDLNVMTVFGYPAQLPIERYFFDDQGHSRVEVIIAASIKIGVTPEILTPLFQRLNVPVINAISLFSTSIEDWEASSVGMDITERSWQLAMPEMAGLIQPTVYAAKQMIQDPLTGMTYIEEQPIPERVAMLANRVKRWVTLRQKPNSEKRIFLQYFNFPPGRDNVGAAYLNVLPQSIWQVVKRLEQEGYHTQNLPQDPALLREDILKYGANLPNWEQSQIDTLAASGEPVLLPISTYQQWFSALPQSAQEMVTNTWGSPEESNTMTYKDSAGMAYFVLPVRRYGNVLLGPQPSRGKTENPEKLYHDLKFPPSHQYIAFYLWLHNVFKADAMFQFGTHGTHEWLPGREAGMSITDAPEYLIRDLPNFYSFIMDNAGEGTIAMRRGMGIMITHLTPPMDRTALNPELQTLKELIESYQRAQQQNPQLAKSQIKEIELQAEKLGILQDLGKTPTAIGANTSTLITQENEPSHQLVEDIHHYLEEISDRINPMGLHSFGVSPSADQIQKTAQAILSIEPSLDKQQYKQRIAQLTSAISSSAKQELDALIAGFSGQYIPAGVGGDPLRNPDALPTGRNFYSFDPRRIPAKSTYEIGKKLANQLIEDYRQRHNEYPKKLTFTLWGVETMRNEGVQEAQIMYLLGIRPRYDERGIVRGVEAISREELGRPRIDVTVIPSGLHRDLFANVVTLLDQAFTLAQAQDEPDNQLRINTIKTQAMLEAKGVETTLATRMASVRLFSVPSGAYGTNLESAIDRSDTWDNEQTLTEMYFNRMSHLYGQGFWGESGDTAETGKSSQVGQILLKNALSGTAITVHARSSHVFQVLDGDDPFASFGGVSMAVRAVDGKSPEVMISNLADPNQAQQETLERFMGRELRSRYLNPEWIKAMQAEGYAGAKFINSVVQNMWGWQVTVPDAVDASKWDEMYQTYVQDRYQLDMEQFFRESENLGAYQMMMSRMLEAVRKGYWQADAKTIQDLSERITQLAEEQGVLCDDQGCEDPILAKLIQAKLVAAPKLAPQPMMPAPPISPSKASPETLKKPNEATQAIQGYAIEEVNLTHPTDQQNTSVWFHWLSYLLLCLAFIFGFNRSPKAINP